In the genome of Candidatus Hydrogenedentota bacterium, one region contains:
- a CDS encoding Gfo/Idh/MocA family oxidoreductase: MVKIGIMSFAHLHADSYAACVQAIPEASLAAIWDDNARRGRAKAKELETPFIGNLDKFLASDLDAVIVTSENTKHRGLVEAAAAAGKWVLCEKPLAPTLEDARAMVSACRKAGVGLGTAFPCRYALPIVEAKAKLDSGEFGEVYAVSCTNHGKAPGGWFADDELSGGGATMDHTVHVVDLLRWMLDREFTRVYCELGNQLHQKTLKTDDLGSLHLEMKGGVQVGHLASWSRPDCYPTWGDVTLEFICEGGVINVDAFNQKVTLYDGKAGRVNWVPWGDDANLALIRDFVEAVREKREPTIDGVDGLHATAVTLAAYESFRSGAAVKL, from the coding sequence ATGGTTAAGATTGGCATTATGAGCTTTGCTCACCTTCACGCGGACAGCTATGCCGCTTGTGTACAGGCAATTCCCGAAGCTAGCCTTGCCGCAATCTGGGATGATAACGCCAGGCGCGGCCGAGCCAAGGCGAAGGAACTGGAAACACCTTTTATCGGTAATTTAGATAAATTTCTTGCCTCTGATCTGGACGCGGTTATTGTAACCTCTGAAAACACCAAGCACCGAGGGTTGGTGGAGGCGGCCGCGGCTGCAGGCAAATGGGTCTTGTGTGAAAAGCCGCTGGCTCCGACCCTTGAAGATGCGCGCGCTATGGTTTCTGCATGTAGAAAGGCAGGCGTAGGGCTGGGCACCGCTTTTCCTTGCCGCTATGCACTGCCCATTGTTGAGGCGAAAGCGAAACTCGATTCCGGCGAATTTGGAGAGGTTTACGCCGTGTCTTGCACCAATCACGGTAAAGCTCCGGGCGGCTGGTTTGCCGATGACGAGCTGAGCGGCGGCGGCGCGACGATGGATCACACGGTGCACGTAGTCGATCTGTTGCGCTGGATGCTTGACAGAGAATTCACACGCGTTTATTGCGAACTGGGCAATCAGCTCCATCAAAAGACCTTGAAAACCGACGATCTCGGCAGCCTGCATCTGGAGATGAAAGGCGGCGTCCAGGTTGGACATCTCGCGAGTTGGAGCCGCCCCGATTGCTATCCCACTTGGGGCGATGTGACCCTCGAATTTATTTGCGAAGGCGGCGTGATTAATGTGGATGCCTTCAACCAAAAAGTGACGCTTTATGATGGCAAAGCAGGGCGGGTCAACTGGGTCCCGTGGGGTGATGATGCAAACCTCGCTTTGATCCGCGACTTTGTGGAAGCGGTGCGCGAGAAACGAGAGCCGACTATTGACGGCGTTGACGGTTTGCATGCCACGGCAGTGACCCTTGCCGCGTATGAGTCTTTCCGCAGCGGTGCCGCGGTGAAACTCTAA
- a CDS encoding DUF5011 domain-containing protein — protein sequence MKTKNMHLFCTAVLLAVLCCIGSAVAQIDLVKNGSFEVDPLPGSPGYTQNISGWTVAGQAILNGTSGPFYTSNLGTIPQGSKLSGMQGAGSLSQAILGLAPGASHTFSFYYNLRTGNPGMKLTVKLGTQTLFGPTVITTKSSFTSFSFPFTYNLAWGNVLKFEFSEPQGDNTIMIDNVKLTTTATPQTFKVTPSISGGNGTVSPNTQQTVYAHGSSAFTFTPAAGYRLYSILVNGARSNVLPFNYTIKDITADTTIVGSFSLPEWSFNTDNFLEGWEPLVQIADWEVSNGTLRYNIESGAADPSWTSQPLNLQRSSFRWMKIIARNDTGCDGSIIYFDDNTIPGFAAGHEAFFRITPKDTQLSEYWVDFEEKATWNAATTIERFRFDFPDQKIGSSGSLTGNGTFVEVDHIALLPASQGPPPPTASSIKRESPLIAPPAYTKGVVAWEVRLNHNIDITTLGLDDVAITATGTAAATLTGATLNPTQLLLGYTTTGTGTVRLDLVSGGTARDIAGQPFVSYTAGEVFNVDNDGPAITIGAPSKSVTNTGPVTYTVTYTDSGSGFSACTLAAANITLNKTGTANGTVQVTGSGNTRTVSINNITGNGSLGISIAANTATDTLGNLSLAKGPSATFTVDNVLPTATCKDLTVKLSAPQINAQAIDDGSADNGTIVEYLIDGASNKVFNCSHMPSTQVTLSVKDGAGNISTCQSQVTVEDDIAPVITLNGENNVTAECGAKYTDAGATVVDNCDSSVTVTVDNPVDTDVVGSYTVTYTAKDASGNETTQTRSVTVQDTLKPVITRGGVNNVTVELGNTYTDAGATALDQCEGTLTDSIVTVNPVDTNQVGTYTVRYNVSDEAGNAANEVTRIVHVRDTQNPYLLGVSVIDGSTVSLSFNKDMGQNVMAAESYSVSGSGRGTLDEHPNSVTVGTGNSYLLHWSPTQEMLTGGDITITVAATVADIYENTMDEEGRVMTDLGGAVGEAPIIDSCPADRSLGSDENCQAAVPNLIPEITAHDNCTATASLIFTQDPIAGTLIDETTEVTLTVKDEVGHESPCTLILTVEDQTAPTALCQDLTVYLSSPFLSAAMADAGSSDNCGITSLLINDETGLYFGASDMGEHEITLQVADSAGNSDSCTAALTVVDDIAPAAHCKDITVYLSAPTITAAAIDDGSTDNVAITSMLINGAEQLSFDTGDVGTQTVTLRVEDAAGNADECDALITIVDDLPDEGETPSGFQVTAVGNTHIFVSEGASATFTVTVSGAQSLPSYQWYRHTEDKALNAIPDAISASYTIGNVSEEDLGEYQCEVYDSVADETAWSPIFILSLISGVPTSALAGLALIAALTGLVGARTLRRK from the coding sequence ATGAAAACAAAAAATATGCACTTGTTTTGTACAGCCGTCTTGTTGGCTGTGCTCTGTTGTATCGGAAGCGCCGTTGCACAAATAGATCTCGTCAAAAATGGGTCTTTTGAGGTAGATCCCTTGCCGGGTAGTCCCGGTTACACACAAAACATCTCAGGGTGGACGGTCGCCGGTCAAGCCATTTTGAATGGCACGAGCGGACCCTTCTATACCAGCAATTTGGGAACCATACCACAGGGCAGCAAACTCTCCGGTATGCAAGGGGCGGGCTCGCTCTCCCAAGCCATACTCGGCTTGGCACCGGGCGCCTCCCACACCTTTTCTTTTTACTACAATCTTCGTACCGGCAACCCGGGCATGAAGCTTACCGTCAAACTCGGTACGCAAACACTTTTTGGTCCTACAGTCATTACCACAAAAAGCAGCTTTACGTCATTTTCCTTTCCTTTTACCTATAATCTCGCATGGGGCAATGTACTCAAGTTTGAATTTTCAGAGCCCCAAGGGGATAACACGATCATGATCGATAATGTTAAGCTGACCACTACGGCCACGCCTCAAACTTTCAAAGTTACGCCCAGTATTTCCGGCGGCAACGGCACCGTTTCACCCAACACGCAACAGACCGTGTACGCCCACGGCTCTTCCGCCTTCACATTTACGCCCGCGGCCGGCTATCGCCTCTATTCTATTTTGGTCAATGGCGCACGCAGCAATGTCTTACCCTTTAATTACACGATTAAGGATATTACGGCTGACACAACAATCGTCGGTTCTTTTTCACTTCCGGAATGGAGTTTCAACACAGACAATTTCTTAGAGGGTTGGGAACCCTTGGTTCAAATTGCTGATTGGGAGGTCTCCAACGGCACATTACGATACAACATTGAATCCGGTGCCGCAGACCCTTCTTGGACCTCACAACCCCTGAATTTGCAGCGCAGCAGTTTCCGATGGATGAAAATCATTGCAAGAAATGACACAGGCTGCGACGGTTCAATCATCTACTTTGACGACAACACGATTCCGGGCTTTGCTGCAGGACATGAAGCCTTTTTTAGAATCACCCCCAAGGATACCCAATTAAGCGAATATTGGGTAGATTTTGAGGAAAAAGCGACGTGGAACGCAGCCACCACCATTGAACGCTTCCGATTCGATTTCCCGGATCAAAAAATCGGCAGCTCCGGTTCGTTAACCGGCAATGGCACCTTTGTGGAAGTGGATCATATTGCCCTACTGCCCGCCAGCCAAGGACCGCCCCCGCCCACAGCATCCTCCATAAAGCGCGAGAGTCCGTTGATTGCCCCCCCTGCCTATACGAAGGGAGTGGTAGCCTGGGAAGTACGCCTCAATCATAATATTGACATTACGACCCTAGGGTTGGACGATGTGGCCATAACAGCAACAGGAACCGCCGCGGCAACATTGACCGGGGCAACATTAAATCCGACCCAACTGCTTCTCGGCTATACAACGACCGGAACCGGCACAGTCCGACTTGATCTTGTTTCCGGCGGCACGGCTCGTGACATTGCCGGTCAACCCTTCGTCAGCTACACCGCAGGCGAAGTGTTTAACGTCGACAACGACGGGCCTGCCATCACCATCGGCGCGCCCTCCAAATCGGTCACCAACACAGGTCCCGTTACCTATACGGTCACCTACACAGATTCGGGAAGCGGCTTTAGCGCCTGCACCCTTGCGGCCGCCAATATCACGCTCAACAAGACGGGAACTGCAAACGGCACGGTACAAGTGACCGGCTCCGGCAATACGAGAACGGTAAGCATCAACAATATTACCGGTAATGGTTCCTTGGGAATCAGTATTGCAGCAAACACCGCCACGGACACCTTGGGCAATCTCAGCCTTGCCAAGGGACCGAGCGCCACCTTCACCGTCGACAACGTACTGCCCACCGCAACCTGCAAAGATCTCACCGTGAAGCTCAGCGCCCCCCAAATCAACGCCCAAGCTATTGATGACGGCAGCGCGGACAATGGCACTATTGTGGAATATCTGATCGATGGCGCCTCCAACAAAGTCTTTAACTGCAGCCATATGCCCTCAACGCAAGTCACTTTAAGCGTAAAAGATGGGGCTGGCAACATAAGCACCTGTCAATCCCAAGTCACCGTGGAAGACGATATTGCGCCTGTCATCACGCTGAACGGAGAAAACAATGTCACCGCGGAATGCGGCGCGAAATACACGGATGCCGGCGCAACGGTTGTCGACAACTGTGACAGCAGCGTAACTGTCACGGTCGACAATCCCGTAGACACAGACGTGGTAGGAAGCTATACCGTAACCTACACAGCAAAAGATGCAAGTGGGAACGAGACCACACAAACCCGCTCCGTCACTGTTCAAGACACCTTGAAACCGGTCATTACACGGGGTGGTGTGAATAACGTCACTGTTGAACTGGGCAATACTTATACCGATGCCGGTGCGACTGCACTTGATCAGTGTGAAGGCACTTTGACCGACTCCATCGTCACAGTAAACCCTGTGGACACGAACCAAGTCGGCACCTATACGGTGCGCTACAACGTTTCCGACGAAGCCGGCAATGCCGCAAATGAAGTGACCCGTATAGTCCACGTACGGGACACACAAAATCCTTATCTCCTTGGCGTCAGCGTAATAGACGGCAGCACCGTATCCCTTAGCTTTAACAAAGACATGGGCCAAAACGTAATGGCTGCCGAAAGTTACAGTGTATCCGGTTCAGGACGCGGCACGTTAGATGAGCATCCGAACTCCGTCACAGTAGGCACGGGAAATAGCTATCTGCTGCACTGGTCCCCTACGCAGGAAATGCTTACAGGCGGTGATATTACCATTACCGTAGCCGCAACCGTAGCCGACATTTATGAAAATACAATGGATGAGGAAGGCAGGGTCATGACCGATCTCGGCGGCGCAGTCGGCGAAGCGCCGATCATCGACAGCTGTCCTGCAGACCGAAGCTTAGGCAGCGACGAAAACTGTCAGGCGGCCGTGCCCAATTTGATCCCCGAAATCACAGCCCACGACAACTGCACCGCTACCGCCAGTCTCATCTTCACGCAAGATCCTATAGCCGGAACACTTATCGATGAAACGACGGAAGTGACGCTCACCGTTAAAGATGAAGTCGGTCATGAAAGTCCATGCACGTTGATACTGACGGTAGAAGATCAGACGGCGCCCACAGCCCTTTGTCAAGATCTAACTGTTTACTTGAGCAGTCCTTTCCTGAGCGCAGCCATGGCAGACGCCGGTTCCTCCGACAATTGCGGGATTACGTCCCTGCTGATCAATGATGAAACCGGACTATACTTCGGCGCCAGCGATATGGGTGAACATGAAATTACCCTCCAAGTCGCGGATAGTGCCGGTAATAGTGACAGCTGTACGGCAGCGCTTACCGTTGTGGATGACATTGCACCCGCCGCACACTGCAAAGATATTACGGTCTACTTGAGTGCGCCTACCATCACCGCGGCCGCCATAGACGACGGAAGCACCGATAACGTGGCTATTACATCCATGCTGATTAACGGAGCCGAACAACTCAGCTTCGACACAGGCGACGTCGGTACGCAAACGGTCACCCTGCGTGTGGAAGATGCTGCGGGCAACGCCGATGAATGCGATGCCCTCATCACCATAGTCGATGATTTGCCCGACGAAGGTGAAACGCCTTCCGGCTTCCAAGTCACCGCTGTTGGCAATACACATATTTTCGTTTCAGAAGGAGCCTCGGCAACCTTCACCGTGACGGTATCGGGAGCGCAGAGTCTGCCTTCTTACCAGTGGTACCGCCACACGGAAGACAAAGCGCTCAATGCGATTCCCGACGCCATAAGCGCAAGCTACACCATCGGCAACGTATCGGAAGAAGATTTAGGTGAATACCAATGTGAAGTCTACGATTCCGTGGCGGACGAAACCGCATGGTCACCCATCTTCATCCTGTCCTTGATCTCGGGAGTTCCGACTTCCGCACTTGCGGGACTGGCGCTCATCGCTGCCTTAACCGGCCTTGTCGGCGCACGAACACTGCGCAGAAAATAA
- a CDS encoding nuclear transport factor 2 family protein has protein sequence MKKAAVLTALCLITAVVTGCVTAGNAPSDAEMIQSTLDNMKVALESKNIDLLMSTFSEDFYHPEVGGKAEGRELLQAAIDAGYLDDGVVTFEDMEIEMNEDGTATVYPVDLAGPPGAVSIELKLKKEEGGWLILELAPDGI, from the coding sequence ATGAAAAAAGCAGCCGTTTTAACAGCCCTTTGCCTGATTACTGCAGTCGTCACCGGCTGTGTCACTGCCGGCAATGCGCCCTCCGATGCCGAAATGATCCAGTCCACGCTGGATAACATGAAAGTCGCCTTGGAAAGCAAAAATATTGACTTGTTGATGAGCACCTTCTCTGAAGATTTTTATCATCCTGAAGTGGGCGGCAAAGCGGAAGGACGGGAATTGCTGCAGGCCGCCATTGATGCAGGCTATCTTGATGACGGTGTCGTAACTTTTGAAGATATGGAAATTGAAATGAACGAAGACGGCACCGCAACCGTCTATCCCGTTGATCTGGCGGGCCCTCCCGGAGCGGTCAGCATTGAACTGAAACTGAAAAAAGAAGAAGGGGGCTGGCTGATCCTCGAACTGGCGCCTGACGGTATCTGA
- a CDS encoding manganese efflux pump, translating into MPFWLLAGVGVGLAMDAFAVAVCVSVNLPRTTPRQIFRLSFHFGFFQAVMPLLGWISGRYTVSFMAEIDHWVVFLLLCGIGLHALWGAWADSEDKEKKCMDPTRGWHLISLSLATSVDAFAVGLSFAMLSVNLWYAAALIGIITAGLTMFGMFFGSMLGRCFGTASEVFGGLILIGIGFKILVDHLMNEALPF; encoded by the coding sequence ATGCCTTTTTGGTTATTGGCAGGCGTGGGAGTCGGACTTGCCATGGACGCCTTCGCCGTTGCCGTGTGCGTAAGCGTCAACCTTCCCCGCACAACACCACGCCAAATCTTTCGCCTATCCTTTCATTTTGGATTTTTCCAAGCAGTGATGCCGCTGCTCGGCTGGATATCGGGACGGTATACCGTATCTTTTATGGCTGAAATCGATCACTGGGTCGTCTTTTTACTTTTGTGCGGCATCGGCCTCCATGCACTGTGGGGCGCCTGGGCTGACAGCGAGGACAAAGAAAAAAAATGTATGGATCCCACGCGGGGATGGCATCTTATTTCTTTGTCGCTGGCAACGAGCGTAGACGCCTTCGCCGTGGGGCTGAGCTTTGCCATGTTGTCCGTTAATCTTTGGTATGCCGCCGCGCTCATCGGCATTATCACGGCGGGGCTCACCATGTTCGGCATGTTTTTCGGCAGTATGCTCGGCCGTTGTTTCGGCACCGCCTCAGAAGTTTTCGGCGGACTCATCCTCATCGGTATCGGCTTCAAAATCTTAGTGGATCATCTCATGAACGAAGCATTGCCTTTTTGA
- a CDS encoding ZIP family metal transporter — protein sequence MEALVQAHPVLQALVATLLSAVSTSLGAAPVFFFKEVNRQVLDCLLGAAAGVMIAASFFSLLVPSVEISRSLGFIPWLPPTVGFLLGGGCLLLIDHILPHLHPNFSDGDPEGMQTSWRRSTLLVLAITLHNFPEGLAVGVAFGATAAGIPGAGFAGAVTLTLGIILQNFPEGTAVALPLRGEGLSKMKSFVLGSLSGIVEPIAGVAGAFLVVIALPILPFALAFAAGAMIFVVAEELIPESQRQGTDIPTIGLLCGFALMMILSVAFD from the coding sequence ATGGAAGCCTTAGTACAAGCACATCCCGTGTTGCAAGCACTCGTTGCAACGCTCCTGTCAGCCGTCTCTACGTCGCTGGGCGCGGCGCCCGTATTTTTTTTCAAAGAAGTGAACAGACAAGTGCTCGACTGCCTGTTGGGCGCTGCTGCGGGCGTGATGATTGCCGCCAGTTTCTTTTCACTGCTCGTCCCTTCCGTTGAAATCAGCCGCAGTTTAGGATTCATCCCTTGGCTGCCGCCGACGGTGGGCTTTTTGTTGGGCGGCGGATGTCTGCTGCTTATCGACCATATCCTGCCTCATCTGCACCCGAATTTTTCCGATGGCGACCCGGAAGGGATGCAGACTTCGTGGCGCCGGAGCACGCTCCTCGTATTGGCGATTACGCTGCACAATTTCCCCGAAGGATTGGCGGTAGGCGTAGCCTTTGGCGCGACGGCTGCCGGTATCCCCGGCGCAGGATTCGCCGGAGCCGTCACCTTGACGCTTGGTATCATTCTTCAAAACTTTCCTGAAGGTACAGCTGTGGCGCTGCCGTTGCGCGGTGAAGGCTTGTCCAAGATGAAGAGCTTTGTTTTAGGTTCATTGTCGGGGATTGTTGAGCCTATCGCGGGAGTGGCGGGCGCTTTTTTGGTGGTCATTGCACTGCCCATTCTTCCCTTTGCCTTGGCTTTTGCCGCAGGGGCGATGATCTTTGTGGTGGCAGAAGAATTGATTCCGGAAAGTCAGCGGCAGGGAACCGACATTCCCACCATCGGCTTACTCTGCGGTTTTGCATTGATGATGATTCTTTCCGTTGCTTTCGATTGA
- a CDS encoding methionine synthase codes for MATLLDTLNEKRILVSDGGWGSFLFARGLKPGDCPELWNLEHPEEVRTIASMYAEAGADIVLTNSFGGTALNLAQYGLAERCVEINRSAARLSREGAGADVLVLASIGPSGKMLLMGDISETELYDSFAEQALALAAGGADAIIVETMTALDEAGLAVKAVHENTQLDIVASLTFMDTPHGYRTMMGVSLEEMVPAMLEEGAALLGVNCTLGSKEMVPLVGELHALAPDTPLLVHPNAGQPQYQSDGSVYYPETPEEMGAATADLIAAGASIIGGCCGTGPDHIRAIRAAVDLSLNQ; via the coding sequence ATGGCAACACTCCTCGATACACTGAACGAGAAAAGAATATTGGTATCAGATGGAGGCTGGGGTTCCTTCCTCTTTGCGCGCGGTTTGAAACCCGGGGACTGTCCGGAACTATGGAACCTTGAGCATCCCGAGGAAGTGCGCACGATTGCAAGCATGTACGCCGAGGCAGGCGCTGATATAGTCTTGACCAACAGTTTCGGCGGCACGGCACTCAATCTTGCTCAATACGGCTTGGCAGAACGCTGCGTGGAAATTAATCGCAGTGCAGCACGCCTTTCCCGAGAAGGCGCCGGGGCGGATGTGTTGGTTCTCGCTTCCATAGGACCCAGCGGCAAAATGCTTCTCATGGGCGACATATCGGAAACGGAACTTTACGACAGCTTCGCAGAGCAGGCCCTTGCTTTGGCAGCGGGCGGTGCCGATGCCATCATCGTGGAGACCATGACCGCCTTAGACGAAGCGGGCTTAGCGGTAAAAGCTGTTCATGAAAACACGCAATTGGACATTGTGGCGTCCTTAACTTTTATGGACACGCCCCACGGCTATCGCACAATGATGGGTGTTTCTCTTGAAGAGATGGTCCCTGCCATGCTGGAAGAGGGCGCTGCTTTACTGGGTGTGAATTGCACTTTGGGTTCCAAGGAAATGGTGCCCCTGGTCGGAGAACTGCATGCTTTAGCGCCGGACACGCCGCTCTTGGTTCATCCCAATGCGGGCCAACCGCAGTACCAATCCGATGGCAGTGTATACTATCCTGAAACGCCGGAAGAGATGGGCGCGGCAACGGCCGACTTGATCGCTGCCGGCGCGTCCATCATTGGCGGCTGTTGCGGTACGGGTCCGGATCATATCCGTGCCATCCGCGCCGCCGTAGATCTTAGCCTGAACCAATAG
- a CDS encoding anaerobic sulfatase maturase, which produces MMHSSAYANRPFHVMVKPVGSSCNLRCSYCFYLEKKKLYPHRREPKISDSLLESFIEQHCAAQARQSEIHFAWQGGEPTLAGLPFFKKVIALQQRYAQGKAVKNALQTNGILFDNEWADFLKEQDFLVGLSLDGPERFHDRYRRDPSDGPTFQRVMESLRLLKEHDVAFNILACVNRQTAQAPEDVYRFLRAHGSGFIQFIPIVERRVVQASEDALTLVAPDDPVEAAVTEWSVRPRDYGLFLQRIFDLWVREDVGRVFIQLFDTALEAWLGYEPSLCFFKECCGDALILEYNGDLYSCDHFVYPSHLLGNLNDLSLIELARSAQQQRFGEDKRDRLPQQCRACPVNFVCHGECPKHRFLRTADGEKGLNYLCEAYRHFFAYINSYMRFMAQELQQNRAPANIMEQLRRAETTKKEQLEPNAPCPCGSGKKYKKCCGTKSKS; this is translated from the coding sequence ATGATGCATTCTTCAGCTTATGCGAATCGGCCTTTTCATGTGATGGTCAAACCGGTGGGTTCCTCGTGCAATCTACGGTGCAGCTATTGCTTTTATCTGGAAAAGAAAAAACTATATCCCCATCGTCGGGAACCGAAAATATCGGACAGTCTCCTCGAAAGCTTTATAGAACAACATTGTGCTGCACAGGCGCGCCAATCGGAAATTCATTTTGCTTGGCAAGGTGGTGAGCCGACCCTCGCGGGGCTGCCCTTCTTCAAAAAAGTCATTGCCCTCCAACAACGCTATGCTCAAGGCAAAGCCGTTAAAAACGCATTGCAAACCAACGGCATCCTGTTCGACAACGAATGGGCAGATTTCCTCAAAGAACAGGATTTCTTGGTGGGACTTTCTCTCGACGGACCGGAACGTTTTCATGATCGCTACCGCCGTGATCCCTCAGACGGGCCCACTTTTCAACGGGTCATGGAAAGTCTGCGTCTCTTGAAAGAGCACGATGTAGCCTTCAACATTCTCGCTTGTGTAAATCGGCAAACAGCACAAGCGCCCGAAGATGTGTATCGCTTTTTGCGTGCCCATGGTTCGGGATTTATCCAATTCATTCCCATTGTCGAGCGCCGTGTTGTACAGGCGTCTGAGGACGCGCTGACGCTCGTCGCTCCCGATGATCCGGTAGAGGCAGCCGTCACGGAATGGAGTGTGCGTCCCCGCGACTACGGACTTTTCCTCCAACGCATATTCGACTTATGGGTACGCGAAGATGTGGGCCGTGTCTTCATCCAGCTCTTTGATACTGCCTTGGAAGCATGGCTGGGCTATGAACCGAGCCTGTGTTTTTTCAAGGAATGCTGCGGTGATGCGTTGATCTTAGAATATAACGGCGACCTCTATTCCTGCGACCATTTTGTATATCCTTCCCATCTCTTAGGAAATCTCAACGATCTTTCCCTCATCGAATTGGCGCGCTCCGCCCAACAACAGCGCTTTGGTGAGGACAAACGGGATCGATTGCCGCAGCAATGCCGTGCGTGCCCCGTCAACTTTGTGTGTCATGGGGAATGTCCGAAGCATCGATTTTTGCGGACTGCAGACGGTGAAAAAGGACTCAATTATCTCTGCGAAGCCTACCGTCATTTCTTCGCCTATATCAATTCTTACATGCGTTTCATGGCGCAGGAACTGCAACAGAACCGAGCGCCTGCCAATATTATGGAACAGCTCCGGCGGGCTGAAACAACGAAGAAAGAACAATTGGAACCCAATGCCCCGTGTCCTTGCGGCAGCGGCAAAAAATATAAGAAGTGCTGCGGAACAAAAAGCAAGTCTTGA
- a CDS encoding NCS2 family permease, which produces MLNSYFGIGDAGSTLRREVIGGFTTFATMSYIVFVQPTVLAMTGMDFGSVVLATCISSACACLLMGLFANYPIALAPGMGENFLFAYTVCGAMGFAWQSGLTIVLLSGILFMLLSLFQFREKVMDVFPLCLKNAIGPAIGLYIAFVGLQWGGIVVFNSATMVAVGNLKHATPLIVIAGFFLIATLSVYRVHGGILIGILFTAGLSVLFKVIPSTPSEFSWSTQTFFNLGFRELWDRRLDALLAIAIFFFLDLFDTVGTLVGVSTQAGLMSEDGKLPRAGRAFFADAMGTCIGACCGTSTVTSFIESAAGVAAGARTGLAAIVTGLCFLAAILFLPVIAVVGRDVGPAYYQALGIEGAHVAMYPAVAPALIAVGFLMLSPLGRVKWEDITEGLPAFLTIAMMVLGYGITEGIAAGCISFALIKTVAGRWREVHAIMYITALAFLLRYALLK; this is translated from the coding sequence ATGCTTAACAGCTATTTTGGTATCGGCGACGCCGGTTCAACCCTACGGCGTGAAGTGATTGGTGGGTTCACCACCTTCGCCACCATGAGTTATATTGTTTTTGTGCAGCCCACCGTCCTTGCCATGACCGGAATGGATTTTGGATCGGTCGTGTTGGCTACTTGTATTTCCTCCGCCTGCGCCTGTCTGCTCATGGGGCTCTTTGCCAATTATCCCATCGCTCTAGCACCGGGCATGGGCGAGAATTTTCTGTTCGCCTACACGGTCTGCGGAGCCATGGGCTTTGCGTGGCAGTCAGGCTTGACGATTGTGTTGCTTTCCGGAATCCTATTCATGCTCTTGTCGCTCTTTCAGTTTCGCGAAAAAGTGATGGATGTATTTCCCTTGTGTTTGAAAAACGCTATCGGCCCTGCCATCGGTCTGTATATTGCCTTTGTGGGGCTTCAGTGGGGCGGCATCGTCGTTTTCAACAGTGCTACCATGGTCGCCGTGGGCAATTTGAAACACGCCACGCCGCTCATCGTCATTGCGGGCTTCTTTCTCATTGCCACCTTATCCGTTTATCGGGTTCATGGCGGTATCTTAATCGGTATCCTCTTCACAGCAGGACTGTCTGTTTTATTTAAAGTAATTCCGAGCACCCCTTCCGAGTTCAGCTGGTCTACACAGACTTTCTTCAACCTGGGATTCCGCGAATTGTGGGATCGGCGCTTGGACGCCCTGCTTGCCATTGCCATCTTTTTCTTCTTGGATCTCTTTGATACCGTCGGTACGCTAGTCGGGGTCAGTACACAAGCGGGATTGATGAGCGAGGACGGGAAACTGCCCCGTGCGGGGCGGGCATTTTTTGCCGATGCCATGGGAACCTGCATCGGCGCTTGCTGCGGCACCTCAACGGTAACCAGTTTCATCGAAAGTGCGGCAGGCGTGGCGGCAGGCGCAAGAACGGGGCTCGCCGCCATTGTGACGGGACTTTGCTTTTTAGCGGCCATTTTGTTCCTGCCCGTCATTGCGGTGGTGGGAAGGGATGTGGGGCCCGCCTATTATCAGGCGCTGGGCATTGAAGGAGCCCATGTTGCCATGTATCCCGCCGTAGCGCCCGCGCTGATCGCCGTGGGATTTCTCATGCTTTCGCCTTTAGGACGCGTTAAATGGGAGGATATCACGGAGGGACTTCCCGCCTTTTTGACTATTGCCATGATGGTATTGGGTTATGGGATTACGGAAGGCATCGCGGCAGGCTGTATCTCTTTCGCGTTGATCAAGACGGTAGCGGGCCGTTGGCGCGAAGTACACGCCATCATGTATATTACGGCACTGGCCTTTTTGCTGCGCTATGCCTTGTTGAAATAA